CAGAATACACTTTAATCATCGCATCGTATCGTGAATCGGGATGACATGTCCCTCCAGACGAACGGTGCTGAGCGGAGCCGGGTCCATACTCGCGCTCTCGGCAGGCTGTCTCTCAGACGACACTAACAACGGATCGAACGGTAACGGAAACGGCGATTCGGACGGAAACGGCGGCGGCAACGGCGATAGTGACGAGGGATCGACCGACGGTGACGACACCGATGCGGAATCGACTCCGCCCGAGAAACTGGCGGGGCACGAAACCCACGCGTTCCAGTCTCCGGACCGGTCGGAATCGCCGGCGGCGTCCCTGTTTATCGAGCGCACCGGCGCCGAAGATTGGCTCGACAAGCGGGAAGAAACACCGGACGCACTGTCCGAATTCGTCGAGGCAACCGACTTCGAGACGTCGGTCCTGGTGTCCCTCGAGGCCGGCGCGCCCAACCCCTGCCACGAGCTGGCCCTCGAATCGATCGACGTCGACGAGAACGAGGACGGGGACGACGCGCTCGCCCTCGAGGCCGCGGTTCGAGAGGAATCGGACGATGACGAGGCCTGTATCACGCAGGAGGTGACCGTCGGCCGCCTCGTTCGAGCGACGTTCGAATCCGAGCGACTAACGACGGTGTCCGCGAGTATCGTCGACAGAAACGGTCAGAGCCACGGGATCGGAATCGCGAGCGACAGCACATCTGCGAGCGCGAGCGATAGCGAGGAGTAACCGGCAACTGCGAATCGGTCCTCCGTCTCGATCGCCGGTGTTCGTGCGATCGCCCCCGATCGGGAGCCGCGTCAGGGAGTATATTCGGATTCAGTGAGGCGGACGATGAGCGTTTCCTCGACGTCTCGGAGATCGTATTCGGGAAGTTCGCCGTCGGTTCGGCGCACGTACAGCGGTTCGACGAGCCGATGCGTCGGCTCGGCGACGCCCGGCCGGTCGGCGTCGCTCGAGTCGTCCGCGCCCGCCGACGGTTCGCCGTCCCCCGCGGAGTCGGTCGTCCCGCTCGGGTCGTCGTCCGGCCCCCGATTCGAGTCGACGGCTCCGGCAGGGGTGTTGGGCTCCGGGTCAACTCGCTCGAGTCCGTACAGCTTGCAGAATTCGTCGGTTTCGTCGGGCTCGACGTCGCCGTTTCGGAGCTGCGTCGCCAGCGGCCGCGAGAGCCACTCGTCGTCGCTGATGCTCGGTTCCTGGACGAGGACCTCGTTGACGAACCGGGTGAGATACCAGTTGAGGTCGTTCAGCAGCGAGACGGCAGCGCCGATGCTCACCGTCCGGACGGCGAGGGAGTTCTCGAACGGCCGCTCCAGATCGTAGGTCGCCAGCGCTTCGCGAGCCGTTTCGCGGGAGAGTAGCTCGTACTGGAGGTTGGTCCCGGCCTCGCCGATGAGACAGACGCGGGTCACTACTGTGTGGTCGGAGCGACGGTGTAATGTCGGTTTCGGCTTCTAGATGGGTTCCCCGGTAGGTCAGGCTTCTGTCGTAACACGAATCGATCCGGGACCGCGACCGTAGTGAAAGCCCCTGCTCCGATCGACTCGATGGACTCGCTGCGCGCTTCAAGGTTCGCTTCACTCACCTCTGTAGTGCTTGCGTCGTCCGTCTTCGTCGATCGGAGCAGCCCCTTTCAGTCCCACCCAAGCGGTGGCTCGCTGCATCACCTACGAGCAGGGTGAAAACGAAATCTGTGATGCCGATTCAGGGTTCGACCAGTTCCGCGTTCTTCGCCGCTTCCTCGGCGCGCTCGAGCAGGTCGTCCGGTTCGGCCCGCAGCAGCGGTTTTAGCCGAGCGTTGGTCTCGACCTGATCGGGGGTGACGCGGTTGCAGCCGGCGTTCATGGTCGAGTCGGTGAACGTACCGATCTCGCGGGCCTGGGCGACGATGTACTGTTTGTCACGGGTCAGCAGCGGCCGGTGGATCGGCAACCGCGTCGCACGGCTGGTGACGCCGAGGTTCCGGATCGTCTGACTGGACTTCTGGCCGGCGGCCTCGCCGGTGACGATTCCATCCGCGTTAATGCGTTCGGCCAGCGTCTCCGCGGCACGATAGAAGAACCGGCGCAGGGAGAGCATCCGGCCCTGTTCCATCTCCCGAACCAGCAGATCGACCGTCTCGCCGCCGGGGATCCGGTAGACCTGCATGTCGAAGTTCGGCGCGTACTCCGAGAGGATTCGGACCGTTTCCATGGCGCGCGCCTCGTGGTCGATCCCGCCGTAGTCGCCGAGGTCGACGTAGGCGGGGACGACCGGGCTGCCGCGTTTCATCATCTCGTAGGCCGCGACGGGCGAGTCGATCCCGCCGCTGACCAGGGCGATGACCGGTTCCTGCGATCCGAGCGGGAGCCCGCCCGGCCCATCGATCATCTCGAGGTAGACGAACGCCACGTCCTCGCGCACTTCGACGCCGAACGTGAGATCGGGATCGTCGAGGTCGACTTCGGGTTCGAACTCGTCCTCCACGGCCTCCCAGACGGCCGTGCCGGCCTCGCGAGCCAGGTCTTCGCTGTCGTAGGGGAGGCTCTTGTCCGCTCGACGGGCGTCGACCGCGAACGTGCCGCCGTCGTAGTGCTCGAGTGCGGCCTCTTCGACCGCCTCGAGGATGCGTTCCTTTTCGGGACTGACGGTCAGGGCGGGGCTCGCGGAGACGACGCCGAAAGTGTCCGTCGCGGCGTCGGTCGCGGCCTCGATGGCGTCCGCGCTCGTGTGAACGAGCGGCCGGTTCCACCGGCGCTCGACCTCGCCGGGAATCGACCGGTCCGCGAGGAGGGCCTCGAGGTTCTCCGCGAGGCGGTCCTCCATGTACCGCTTGACCGTGTTGCTCTTGGTGTTGAGGTCCCCGTGACGAACGAGGACGGTGTCGGCTCCCGGGGGGTGCATGGACTGTGATAGACGGTTCGGGCTATAAGGGGGTTACGAGGTCGGGGTCGCCATCGAGGAGGCCACCGTCGGTCACACGATCGACTCCTCGACCGTCGGGCTCAGGCTGCCGGTGTACGAGTAGATTCCGGCGACGAGAACGGCACCGGCGATCAGCGGGATTATCGCGCTGAGGGCGTACAGCACGTCGTAGCCGACGGCGGTGGCGAACGGAAGCGAGAGCAAGGGTCCGAGACCGCCGCCGACGTCGCCGAAGATATTGTTAGTGCCCATCGCCCTGCCCATCCGATCCTCCGGTGTGAGATCTGCGAGCAGCGCCGTAAGTGGACCGCCGACGCCGCCCTGTCCCGCGCCGATGAGGATACAGCCGAGTACGACGGCGCCCAACGACGGCGCGAGCGTGAGCACGACGAACCCGGCACAGCTCGTCGCGAGGAAGGCGATCAGGACGGGCATCCGAGCGCCGACGGCGTCGCTGATCTTGCCGCCGGAGATCGTAAAGACCGCTCCTGAGAGTGCGGACACCGCCATCAGCAGTCCGGAAGTCCCCTGTTCCCCGTAGTCGATGCCGTAGCCCGCGAGTTCGACCGAGAGCGTGAGCGATTCGACCTCGAGGTACAGCACCAGCGTCGAGAAGAGTACCCCGATGTACGCGAAGTAGAGGCCGAAGTTGACCAGCCCGACGGTGAGCGCGGGCAGGGTCGTCTCGAAGTCCCAGGGTTTGATCGACGAGTCGGTCGATTCGACGTGGGTTTCGGGAACGATGAAGAACGCGATGACGCTCGCGAGACCGGCGAACGAGGCCGCCAGGGCGAACGCCCAGACGTTGGAGTAGACCTCGCTGACGATGCCGCCCAGCACCATGCCCGCGGGGAAGCCGAAGGTGATTCCGGCCCGGACGATGCCCATGCTCGTTCCCCGCGAGCTGGCTTCGCTGACGTCGGCGGTGATCGTGTACGCCGTCGCGAACACGAGCGCGCTCCCGATCCCCCAGGTGACCCGCGCGACGACGAACCAGAGCTCCGGCGTCGCGGACCTGATCGCGATCACGTAACCGAACGTCGCCAGTCCCTCGACCGCCAACCCGACGACGAACGGCGTTCGAGTCCCGATCCGGTCGACCAACACGCCGGCCGGCCCGTTCGCCACCAGTCGCGTCCAGCGGTTCGCCGAGAGAATGACGCCGACCATGAACGCGGAAATCCCCAGCACCTCGCCGAGATTCGGCAGGATCGGGAAGACGACCCCGCCGCCGAAACCGACGAAGAAGGTACTCGCGACGACGGCGTAGACGACGCGATCCGAACGGGTCGATGGCGGTGACACTGGTATCGACTCCGGCTATCTGGGGTCGACACACGGACGCAGACTGCGGTCAGATTTGGATGTTGCGATGGATTCGCGCGCTGCCGGTACCCCACACTACGCAGTCACCATCGGCAAGGCCCCACCGGGCGATAGCTGACCGGACGAACCGAGGCCGTCGAAAGTCGGCGGGGCCGCTTGCTATTGGTCGATTAATGTGGATCAGAAAACATTTGTGTTACGTTTCGATTGTAGTACATAATGTCCACTACCCTCAACCGTCGGCGTTTTCTCGCGGGTAGTGCCGGCGCGGGCGCTGCACTGGCTACCGGCAGCGTCCCGGGCTGCGCGCAGTCGACGGATAGCGATTCCGATCCGGCCGATCACGACGACCTCGAGGCGTTCGTGGACGACGCGATCGAGTCGGAACTCGCGGAGACCGACGCTTCGGGAGCCGTCGTGTCGGTCGTTCACGACGGCTCGGTCGCGCTCGCGAAGGGATACGGAGAGACCACGTTCGACGGTACGGACGTGACTGCGACCGAGACGCCGGTCCAGACGGGATCTATCTCGAAACTCGTCACCTTCACCGCGGCGATGCAACTCGTCGATCGCGGCGAGATCGACCCTCGCAGCGACGTGACCGACTCCCTCGAGTCGGTGTCGATTCCGGACGCCGAGGACCCGCTCACGCTCGCTCATTTGGCGACGCACACCCCTGGGTTCGAAATCCGATCGCGAAACGATACGGTCGGCGACCTCGCTCACCGACAGTCGCTTTCGACGTCGATCAGTACCTACCGACCGGCACGGGTTCGTCCGCCGGGCGAGCTCATGGGGTACACGAACTACGCTGCCGCGGTGACGGGACAGCTCGTCGCCGACGTCGACGGATCGTCGTTCGAGGAGTACGCCCAGCGGGAGATATTCGCCCCGCTCGAGATGGACCGAAGCACGTTCGCGCCCGTTCCCGATCACCTCGACGGGGACGGCCGCGACGCGCTCGTGGATGCGCTTCCCTGGCACTCCAACGTGCCGCCGGCGTCCGGACTGTGGTCGACGGGAGCAGACATGGCACAGTTCATGCTGGCGCATCTCCAGGCCGGTCGCACCGATGCGGGGCGAGTCCTCTCCAGGGAGGCGACGGAAAAGATGCACAGCCAGTGGTTCTCTCCTCACGATGAACTCGACGGGATGGCGTTCGGCTTCTTCGAACGGACCAGAGACGACGTTCGGCTCCTCTCCCACGGCGGCTCGGGGCCCAGCTACGGGAGCCAACTCGTTCTTATTCCGGAGCTCGAGCTCGGCCTGTTCGTCTCGTTTCAGGGCAGTCAGACGGGCACAGCGGCAGGGTCGTTCAAAGACGAGTTTCTCGATCGATACGTACCGACCACCGACGCGGCGTTGACGCCGGACGGACGCCCGGAACGGGCCGACGAGCTCGAGGGCAGCTACCGACCGTTTCCGATCCACGAGCACACGACGTACGGGAAATTGCTGCTCTCGGCGTACACCGGCGACGTGGAGGTTCGGATCGAAGACGACGGCACGCTGGTCACGGACACCGGGAGTACCAGCCGCTGGGTCGAGATCGAACCGCTCGTCTTTCGTCGGGTCGACGGCCAGCGGACGCTCGTCTTCCACGAGGAAGGGAGCGACGTCACGGCGCTCTCGAGCGACGGGATGCCGTGGGCGTCCGTGCCGATCACGCGGCTCGATGACCTGTCCGTCCAGGCCGGACTCGCGCTCGGAGCGTCCCTCGTCGTGCTCTCGGGTAGTCTGGGATGGCCCCTCGCCGCAGCCGTGCGCCGATACCGCGGGCCGCCGCAGTCACGGTCGGGATCGCCTCGACGTGCGCGGCTGGCCGCGGGTGGCGCCGGCGGACTCCTGTTCGGGTTCGTCGTCGCGGTCGTCGTCGCCTTCGCACTCGTGTCGGCCCTCGACGCTCCCTCGCTGCTCCAGCGCCCGCCCCGCGGATTCGGGCTGCTGTTCGTGCTGCCGATCGCCGGTGCCGCCGCGACGCTCGTGGCCGTGGGCTACGTCGTTCAGGCGTGGCTCGAGGGGTTCTGGAGCCTCACTGTCCGCGTCCACTACACTGCAGTGGTCTGCGCGCTCGTGGTGTTGCTCTGGCTGTTCCGCTACTGGAACCTGTTCTGGCCGTAGCGTACGGTTCGGGCGGTTAGAACGTCGACAGTTCGCCCTCGATCACGCTGCGGGTGATTTCGGTGACGGCCGCGAGTTCCCGATCGACGATCGCCTCGACGTCGTCTTCGACGTCCGACACCGAGACGCTATCGTCAGTGACGACCTGGACGTCGGCGACGTGGGGCTGATCGATCGGCCGGCCGATCTGGCTCAGAAGTCGGACGCGGAGGTCGCGGATCCCGTCGACCTCGCCGACCACGCCCTCGGCGATCTCCGTCGAGAGCAGGTTGTAGATCTTCCCGATGTGGTTGACCGGGTTCTTCCCGCTCGTCGCTTCCATCGACATCGAGCGGTTGGGCGTGATGAGCCCATTCGCGCGGTTGCCTCGCCCGACGGAACCGTCGTCGCCCTGCTCGGCGGAGGTACCAGTGACCGTGAGATAGATCGACCCCTCGTCGTAGTCGTCGGCCGTGTTGACGTGGACGTCGACCGCGCGGTCGGTGTACTCGCGCGCGACGCCGTCGGCGAACTCGCGGACCGACTCGACTGCCTCGATGTACTCGTCCATGTCCGCGATGTACTCGTCGACCATCGCCGCCGCGACGGTGACGTCGATCTCGTCGCCCTCGCGCTTGCCCATGATCTTCACGTCCGGACCGAGTTCGGGGTTTTCCTCGGCGTACTCCCCGTTCAGCCGGCGTTCGGTCTCGAGGACGATCTGTTCCGTCTCCGTCAGCGGCGCGTGGCCGACGCCGAAGCTCGTGTCGTTGGCCATCGGCACGCTGACTTCGTCCTCTCCGAAGACCTCCTGCAGATCGCCGCTTCCCTCCCCGAGCTTGACGTCGACGACGATGTCCTCGCCGACGGTCAGCTGGGGAATGTTCGTCTCGAGGTACTCCCGCGCGGCCCGCAGCGCGATGGTCTCGGCGGGGATGGTCTGGCCCTCGTAGTGTTTGGTCGCGCGGCCGACGATCAGCAGGTAGATGGGGTCGACGACCTCGCCGCCGCCGAACGCGGGCGCGGCCTCGCCGGCGACGAGTTGCGTCTCGTCGGTGTTGAAGTGAAGTACTTCGCCGACGCGATCGAGATACTCGCGTGCGAGCGCCCCGGCGACGCTCTCGGCGATGCCGTCACAGATGGAGTCGGGGTGTCCGATTCCCTTTCGTTCGACGATTTCGACCTCCTGATCCTCGACCGCTTGCCGGTCGATAGACTCGATCCGGATGTTCCGCTCGCTCATTGTCGGTTCTTGACGGAGCGAGTTCGTATAACTTGCGGAAACAGATACCGTCCAGAAAATGCCCTCGGGTTATGTAGCTGTCAACGGGCAGTCGACTCGCCCTCGAGCAACAACCCGAGATACGAGGTCCGAATCTGATCGTCGGGATCGAGTCCCAGTCGCTCGAGCACGTCGTAGGCCCCCTCGCGGGCCACCTCGAGATCGGATTCGCTCTCGACTTCTGTCTCGACCTCGACGTACTGGCCGACGTCCTCGACCGAGTCGAGCGTGATCGTGTACCCCTCGATCGCGAACCGCTCGCGTTCCTTTCGGACGGTCGCAGCGGGTTCGAAGCCGAGGTTCGTCAGGATCGCTGCGAACGTCTCACGGTCCGCCACGGCAGTTTCGACCTCCTCGCGGGTCTTGGATTCGTCGTCGAGGAGCGGCCCCTTGTAGGTGACGCGGGTTTCGGCGGACTCGTCTTCGAGACGCTCCGACCGAATCCGAAGGGCCTCGTCCGTCTCGGCGAACTCGCGGTGGGGCGCGTCGTAGTACGTATCGACCTGGACGACGTTTCCCAGCGGCGTCGCTCCATGGTCCTCGAGGCGGTCACGGACCGCCTCGAGAGCGGCGGGCACCTTCGCTTCGACCTCGTACATGGCCGTGAGAACGCACAGCGGTCGTAAGTATCGGTCGCTCTCGGCGCAAAGCGTCGTACTTAAATGTAGACGGCCGGACGTACAACGTATGACCGAGGAACAAGAGGCCGAGCTAGATGAGCAGGCCGATGACGTCGATGAAGAAGTAGCCGACGAAGACACCGAGGAAGCCGAGGGACTGCAGGACGGCGACTTCGTCGAACTCGAGTACACCGCGTACACCGTCGAGGACGATCAGCTGGTCGATACGACCGACCCCGAGGTCGCCGAGGAAGAGGGCGTCGACGACCAGGGCCAGGAGTTCAAGCCGCGGACGATCGTCGTCGGCGAGGGCCACATCTTCGAGGCCGTCGAGGACGCGATCGTCGGCTCCGAACCCGGCGATTCCGGCACCGTGACCGTCCCCGCCGAGGACGCCTTCGGCGAGTACGACCCGGACGACGTCCAGACCGTCAGCGCGGAGAAGATCGACGAGGACGACCGCTATCCTGGCGCAAACGTGCAGATCGACGGCCAGCAGGGCTACATCAGCACGATCATCGGCGGCCGCGCCCGCGTCGACTTCAACCACCCGCTGGCCGGTGAGGACGTCGAGTACGAGTACACGATCGCCGACGAGGTCGACGACCGCGAGCAGCAGGCCGCCGGCCTGTTCGAGATGTACCTCGGCATGGAGCCCGAGCTCTGGATCGAGACGGACGAGGTCAAGGAAGAGGTCCCCGTCGAACCCGACGAGGATGACGACGAGGACGCCGAGCCCGAATTCGAAACCGAGACGGTCGAGAAGGAAA
This portion of the Natrinema salinisoli genome encodes:
- the cyaB gene encoding class IV adenylate cyclase → MYEVEAKVPAALEAVRDRLEDHGATPLGNVVQVDTYYDAPHREFAETDEALRIRSERLEDESAETRVTYKGPLLDDESKTREEVETAVADRETFAAILTNLGFEPAATVRKERERFAIEGYTITLDSVEDVGQYVEVETEVESESDLEVAREGAYDVLERLGLDPDDQIRTSYLGLLLEGESTAR
- a CDS encoding DUF5804 family protein, whose amino-acid sequence is MTRVCLIGEAGTNLQYELLSRETAREALATYDLERPFENSLAVRTVSIGAAVSLLNDLNWYLTRFVNEVLVQEPSISDDEWLSRPLATQLRNGDVEPDETDEFCKLYGLERVDPEPNTPAGAVDSNRGPDDDPSGTTDSAGDGEPSAGADDSSDADRPGVAEPTHRLVEPLYVRRTDGELPEYDLRDVEETLIVRLTESEYTP
- a CDS encoding tRNA sulfurtransferase, producing MHPPGADTVLVRHGDLNTKSNTVKRYMEDRLAENLEALLADRSIPGEVERRWNRPLVHTSADAIEAATDAATDTFGVVSASPALTVSPEKERILEAVEEAALEHYDGGTFAVDARRADKSLPYDSEDLAREAGTAVWEAVEDEFEPEVDLDDPDLTFGVEVREDVAFVYLEMIDGPGGLPLGSQEPVIALVSGGIDSPVAAYEMMKRGSPVVPAYVDLGDYGGIDHEARAMETVRILSEYAPNFDMQVYRIPGGETVDLLVREMEQGRMLSLRRFFYRAAETLAERINADGIVTGEAAGQKSSQTIRNLGVTSRATRLPIHRPLLTRDKQYIVAQAREIGTFTDSTMNAGCNRVTPDQVETNARLKPLLRAEPDDLLERAEEAAKNAELVEP
- a CDS encoding MFS transporter; the encoded protein is MSPPSTRSDRVVYAVVASTFFVGFGGGVVFPILPNLGEVLGISAFMVGVILSANRWTRLVANGPAGVLVDRIGTRTPFVVGLAVEGLATFGYVIAIRSATPELWFVVARVTWGIGSALVFATAYTITADVSEASSRGTSMGIVRAGITFGFPAGMVLGGIVSEVYSNVWAFALAASFAGLASVIAFFIVPETHVESTDSSIKPWDFETTLPALTVGLVNFGLYFAYIGVLFSTLVLYLEVESLTLSVELAGYGIDYGEQGTSGLLMAVSALSGAVFTISGGKISDAVGARMPVLIAFLATSCAGFVVLTLAPSLGAVVLGCILIGAGQGGVGGPLTALLADLTPEDRMGRAMGTNNIFGDVGGGLGPLLSLPFATAVGYDVLYALSAIIPLIAGAVLVAGIYSYTGSLSPTVEESIV
- a CDS encoding methionine adenosyltransferase, giving the protein MSERNIRIESIDRQAVEDQEVEIVERKGIGHPDSICDGIAESVAGALAREYLDRVGEVLHFNTDETQLVAGEAAPAFGGGEVVDPIYLLIVGRATKHYEGQTIPAETIALRAAREYLETNIPQLTVGEDIVVDVKLGEGSGDLQEVFGEDEVSVPMANDTSFGVGHAPLTETEQIVLETERRLNGEYAEENPELGPDVKIMGKREGDEIDVTVAAAMVDEYIADMDEYIEAVESVREFADGVAREYTDRAVDVHVNTADDYDEGSIYLTVTGTSAEQGDDGSVGRGNRANGLITPNRSMSMEATSGKNPVNHIGKIYNLLSTEIAEGVVGEVDGIRDLRVRLLSQIGRPIDQPHVADVQVVTDDSVSVSDVEDDVEAIVDRELAAVTEITRSVIEGELSTF
- a CDS encoding serine hydrolase domain-containing protein, with amino-acid sequence MSTTLNRRRFLAGSAGAGAALATGSVPGCAQSTDSDSDPADHDDLEAFVDDAIESELAETDASGAVVSVVHDGSVALAKGYGETTFDGTDVTATETPVQTGSISKLVTFTAAMQLVDRGEIDPRSDVTDSLESVSIPDAEDPLTLAHLATHTPGFEIRSRNDTVGDLAHRQSLSTSISTYRPARVRPPGELMGYTNYAAAVTGQLVADVDGSSFEEYAQREIFAPLEMDRSTFAPVPDHLDGDGRDALVDALPWHSNVPPASGLWSTGADMAQFMLAHLQAGRTDAGRVLSREATEKMHSQWFSPHDELDGMAFGFFERTRDDVRLLSHGGSGPSYGSQLVLIPELELGLFVSFQGSQTGTAAGSFKDEFLDRYVPTTDAALTPDGRPERADELEGSYRPFPIHEHTTYGKLLLSAYTGDVEVRIEDDGTLVTDTGSTSRWVEIEPLVFRRVDGQRTLVFHEEGSDVTALSSDGMPWASVPITRLDDLSVQAGLALGASLVVLSGSLGWPLAAAVRRYRGPPQSRSGSPRRARLAAGGAGGLLFGFVVAVVVAFALVSALDAPSLLQRPPRGFGLLFVLPIAGAAATLVAVGYVVQAWLEGFWSLTVRVHYTAVVCALVVLLWLFRYWNLFWP
- a CDS encoding FKBP-type peptidyl-prolyl cis-trans isomerase — encoded protein: MTEEQEAELDEQADDVDEEVADEDTEEAEGLQDGDFVELEYTAYTVEDDQLVDTTDPEVAEEEGVDDQGQEFKPRTIVVGEGHIFEAVEDAIVGSEPGDSGTVTVPAEDAFGEYDPDDVQTVSAEKIDEDDRYPGANVQIDGQQGYISTIIGGRARVDFNHPLAGEDVEYEYTIADEVDDREQQAAGLFEMYLGMEPELWIETDEVKEEVPVEPDEDDDEDAEPEFETETVEKETLYLEATPQMTMNQQWMMGKQQIGQDIIDKIGVDRVIVQEVIDGMGGMGMGGMMGGMGGMGGGDIEEALEDADVDADEIVDELEGAEE